Part of the Vicinamibacteria bacterium genome is shown below.
AGCCCGCGGTTCGGGGAGCGCAAACCAGGACATGTTGGATGGATGCCGACATCGAATGGCCGCCGAAATGTTTCACGGCGCGGATGTTAACCCCGAACGACCGATCGAATCGAGTCGGTGGAGATCCCGGCGGCGGCGGATCGAAGTGCCCACGGCCTTCGCCCCCTCGTTCCGGTTTCCTCGAGACCACTGGGCTCAGTCCGCGAGGGAATAGCCTCGTTTCGATCGAACGACCCGCTCCTCCTCCTCGAGCTTCAGGAGACCGGACAGGAGGGAGCGTTCGGCAAGCGCATGCATCCCGGGCTCCACGTCGGTGTAGATCTTCGCAACCAGCTCCCCCGGGGTCTGGGCATCTCGAGTGAGCGCCCCGAGAAGCTGCTCTTCCCGGTGCCGCCGGTGATCGATCGCCTTTCGGATGACCCCGCGGCCGTCGAGCACTGGGGGCCCGTGACCGGGATAGAGAGCTCCGGTCGTGACCGTCTCCAGAAAAGAAAGCGAATTCAAATAGGTCGCGAGATGACCATCCGAGGGATCGATGAGTATCGACGATAACGTGGATACGAGATCGCCCACCGCGATGCTGCCATAACGAGTCTCCTGAAAGGCCAAATGGCCGGGCGCGTGGCCGGGAACATGATAGACGCACAGCTTCCAATCATCCTTGCCATCCGGAGCTTTGCCGATCGCGATCGAGTCTCCGTGATCCAGGGCCCGGCCGAAGCGCGTCCCCGGGAGCCTCGTCATACACTCGCGGTGCGCGAAGGCGAGCACGTCGTAGCGGTGCTGCATTTGCGCCAAGGCGCCGACGTGATCCGGGTGGTAGTGGGTGAGTAAGATTCCTTCGAGCTCGCGTCCTTCGCTCACGAGCTCGTCGAGAAAGTCCCAAAGTCTCTCCTGTTCGGTCGGGTCGCGGGGAGACGGATCGACCACGAACAACCTCTCTTCGCCAATTACCAGCGTGTTCGTGTGGGTCGCGGGAAGACGCGTGGGGGTTCGGAGGGGAACGAGCAGGATTCCGGGCGAGAAGTAGATCCGATGGAGCTTCCCGCTTGTGTAGGCTTCCGTCAACGAGCGCACTCGCTGCTCGAGTCCGTCCCGTCCCTTGGTCCACTCGTCGAGAAGAATGACCATGGGCGGTGCCACGTGCATTCGACCCGCACGCCACATCTGGAGCGCCGATGCCGCCCCGACGAACTCGCCCCGCACCAACTCGCCATCCCAGATCTCGACGAGGGCACCGTCCTCGACCGTGGCGCGCAGGAACTGGGTATCGAAGCGTACGGGAGAGAAAGGGGGCGTCGTCATGCGGCAGAGCGGAGCGAAATCGCGAGCGTCGAGGTACCGACCCAACCCCCCGAGAACGGAGGCGAACGAGGTCTTCCCTTCGAGGAGCTCGCGACGCCCTTGCCGCAGCGC
Proteins encoded:
- a CDS encoding MBL fold metallo-hydrolase; translated protein: MLRRAVSLVVSPKSRPDELLMVERSPKLRYFGAFHAFPGGTLDSEDGLVSVAGLEDEALAPFIVAGARELFEETGLLLSRGVTRPRVEALRQGRRELLEGKTSFASVLGGLGRYLDARDFAPLCRMTTPPFSPVRFDTQFLRATVEDGALVEIWDGELVRGEFVGAASALQMWRAGRMHVAPPMVILLDEWTKGRDGLEQRVRSLTEAYTSGKLHRIYFSPGILLVPLRTPTRLPATHTNTLVIGEERLFVVDPSPRDPTEQERLWDFLDELVSEGRELEGILLTHYHPDHVGALAQMQHRYDVLAFAHRECMTRLPGTRFGRALDHGDSIAIGKAPDGKDDWKLCVYHVPGHAPGHLAFQETRYGSIAVGDLVSTLSSILIDPSDGHLATYLNSLSFLETVTTGALYPGHGPPVLDGRGVIRKAIDHRRHREEQLLGALTRDAQTPGELVAKIYTDVEPGMHALAERSLLSGLLKLEEEERVVRSKRGYSLAD